A window of the Citrus sinensis cultivar Valencia sweet orange chromosome 9, DVS_A1.0, whole genome shotgun sequence genome harbors these coding sequences:
- the LOC102623154 gene encoding uncharacterized protein LOC102623154, with the protein MEESADDGFEVREEMMVSLTGGGNPTKRVAHFLKHNINSIHGPVFELPSHCLNTIPKTFAPRNRPLDVKFHGWRLPQRKWQAWVGKMAALHESTWKKAGIHEAILNSKYAIRKNNDLVLGLAEKWCPETKSFIFPWGEATITLEDMMIPGYFVLGSPVFRPLQTDELKEIEEKLNQVRKKLDRSTHGKAEHSAWMNEFMDSGSKIEHEAFLALWLSRYVFPSSFCLVVKYIFPLAVHLARGTRIAVAPALLASIYRDLNLLKENIVVSIEIDHWEDDDNKLSVTLRSPFQLVQIWAWEKFIDLRPKPNLINSGEPRFAQWHNKMSRFENVRRVLDSAKENFDWHPYAKILRNWKLPEFYGEREMWVAIDAGLSQELWSLTQILRVSELVGLDCVEQYHPHRVAMQFGMDQDLPTLVDRANKTPCVAWSDYCKPISYAKLYVPSRLYEADVTTRYLDWWKQSLSRLQVASRAVLPRLHIFSTSEINPKRSKRVKRSFVGSRRMLERVQTMKKIDRFSWPKITVKRSKTTKRRNFITTVNAKPRRLDKMKERDGSLIHASFSCKGLENSPLLTLNIKKELSDASASIGFHSQILPLSLRLMKEANNSPVPPGFPPKSNLVKRDSAEEDNLAIKESLKFSEKHNDIQNTREIVMQNESTDAVSVTDTEDVKSRARDHVTEGNGENYASEVPEDLEAWVSRLERIVEELKAARFGYKRPG; encoded by the coding sequence ATGGAGGAATCAGCAGATGATGGTTTTGAAGTGAGAGAAGAGATGATGGTTTCATTAACTGGTGGTGGAAACCCTACAAAGAGAGTAGCCCATTTTCTCAAACACAACATAAACTCTATTCATGGGCCAGTCTTTGAGCTTCCTTCTCATTGTCTTAACACAATACCAAAAACTTTTGCGCCTAGAAACAGGCCTTTAGATGTGAAATTTCATGGATGGAGGTTACCCCAAAGAAAGTGGCAAGCATGGGTTGGCAAGATGGCAGCTTTGCATGAATCTACGTGGAAGAAAGCTGGCATACATGAAGCCATCCTGAACTCCAAGTATGCAATCCGGAAAAACAATGATTTGGTTCTTGGTCTTGCGGAGAAATGGTGTCCCGAGACCAAAAGTTTCATTTTCCCATGGGGTGAAGCAACTATTACATTAGAGGATATGATGATTCCAGGGTACTTTGTGTTGGGTTCCCCTGTTTTTAGGCCTCTCCAAACCGATGAGTTGAAGGAAATAGAAGAGAAGTTGAACCAAGTGAGAAAGAAACTCGATAGGAGTACACATGGGAAGGCAGAACACAGCGCGTGGATGAATGAATTCATGGACAGCGGAAGCAAAATTGAACACGAAGCATTTCTTGCCTTGTGGTTGTCAAGGTATGTTTTTCCATCCTCCTTTTGTCTAGTggtcaaatatatttttccacTTGCTGTTCATTTGGCTAGAGGGACTAGAATTGCAGTTGCGCCCGCTCTTCTTGCTAGCATTTATAGAGATTTGAAtttgttgaaagaaaatattgttgtTTCGATTGAGATAGACCATTGGGAGGATGATGACAATAAGCTATCAGTTACTCTACGGTCACCGTTTCAGTTAGTCCAAATTTGGGCTTGGGAGAAGTTTATTGACTTGAGACCAAAGCCTAATTTGATCAACAGTGGTGAGCCAAGATTTGCCCAGTGGCACAATAAAATGAGTAGATTTGAGAATGTGAGGAGAGTTTTGGATTCAGCCAAAGAGAATTTTGATTGGCATCCCTAtgccaaaattttaagaaactgGAAGCTGCCCGAGTTTTATGGAGAAAGGGAAATGTGGGTTGCTATTGATGCTGGTTTGTCTCAAGAATTATGGTCATTGACTCAGATCTTGAGGGTTTCTGAGCTAGTTGGTCTTGATTGCGTAGAGCAATACCATCCACATCGAGTAGCAATGCAATTCGGAATGGACCAAGACCTTCCAACTTTGGTTGACCGAGCCAACAAGACACCGTGTGTAGCATGGAGTGATTACTGTAAGCCGATTAGTTATGCAAAACTGTATGTCCCTTCAAGGCTTTATGAAGCTGATGTTACAACTCGATACTTAGACTGGTGGAAGCAATCGTTGTCGCGTCTACAAGTTGCGAGTAGGGCTGTTCTGCCTCGGCTGCATATTTTCAGTACTTCTGAGATAAATCCAAAGAGATCAAAAAGAGTGAAAAGAAGTTTTGTAGGTTCTAGGAGGATGCTGGAGAGAGTACaaacaatgaagaaaattgataGATTCTCGTGGCCTAAGATAACAGTAAAGAGATCAAAAACAACAAAGAGAAGGAACTTCATCACAACGGTTAATGCAAAGCCTAGAAGATTGGACAAAATGAAGGAAAGAGATGGTTCCTTAATTCATGCTAGTTTTTCTTGCAAGGGCCTGGAAAATTCACCTTTACTGACTTTAAATATCAAGAAGGAACTCAGCGATGCATCTGCTTCTATTGGTTTCCATTCACAAATATTACCATTGAGTCTAAGACTAATGAAAGAAGCAAATAATTCTCCTGTTCCTCCCGGCTTTCCTCCCAAATCTAATTTAGTCAAAAGGGATTCAGCTGAGGAAGATAACCTGGCTATTAAGGAATCACTGAAGTTCAGTGAAAAACATAATGATATCCAAAACACAAGGGAAATTGTTATGCAGAATGAATCTACTGATGCTGTCTCAGTGACGGATACGGAAGATGTAAAGAGTAGAGCGAGGGACCATGTAACAGAAGGAAATGGTGAGAACTATGCTAGTGAAGTACCGGAGGATCTTGAAGCTTGGGTTAGCAGGCTTGAGAGGATCGTTGAAGAGCTAAAAGCAGCAAGATTTGGTTATAAAAGGCCAGGCTAA